One window from the genome of bacterium encodes:
- the flhF gene encoding flagellar biosynthesis protein FlhF, whose translation MRVRRYEAENMATALRNIREDLGPNAFVLSTRRIKKKDKFGQLRTLIEVSAASDVVEVKATKPNMEPAASDRKGDMIASLQSQVDQLKTELISFRTKQPNGSLESMREDLSEMRDLVELATDQWADETVKNYGPILSALFRRLTRSDIDRRLAAQVIAIASRELANCSAIGEKESLKVLFDVMKRQMLTSGPIELMESGPKTVLLVGPTGVGKTTTLAKIAARYSMFEKKKVGLLTIDTFRIGAVEQLRTYANILELPLKVANTPEQMQKFIGEYRDMDLVLVDTGGRSQKDRVKMAELVNFVGGRDDIYCELHLLLSCATKNRDLVEITREFGKLAIDYVLFTKLDECNTFGGIFNEVLWTHKPVSYLTTGQNVPDDIEVADAGRTVELVLMNSLTKRQTRSVRKGNG comes from the coding sequence TTGCGCGTCAGGCGATATGAGGCAGAGAACATGGCCACCGCACTCAGGAACATCCGTGAGGACCTCGGGCCAAACGCCTTCGTTCTCTCGACCCGGCGCATCAAGAAAAAGGACAAGTTCGGGCAATTGAGGACGCTTATCGAGGTGAGCGCAGCCTCCGACGTTGTCGAGGTTAAGGCTACGAAGCCCAACATGGAGCCGGCTGCATCGGACCGCAAGGGTGATATGATCGCCTCGCTACAGAGTCAGGTCGATCAGCTGAAGACCGAGCTTATCTCTTTCAGGACGAAGCAGCCGAACGGGTCTCTCGAGTCGATGAGAGAGGATCTATCGGAGATGAGAGATCTGGTTGAGTTGGCAACGGACCAGTGGGCCGATGAGACTGTCAAGAATTACGGCCCCATCCTTAGCGCGCTCTTTCGCCGGCTGACGCGTTCCGATATTGACCGCAGGTTGGCCGCACAAGTGATAGCGATCGCATCAAGGGAGCTCGCCAACTGCTCGGCAATTGGCGAGAAAGAATCGCTGAAGGTTCTCTTCGATGTAATGAAGCGCCAGATGTTGACATCGGGGCCGATCGAGCTGATGGAATCAGGACCAAAAACCGTCTTGCTAGTCGGCCCAACTGGAGTCGGTAAGACAACCACGCTCGCCAAGATCGCCGCCCGGTACTCGATGTTTGAGAAGAAGAAGGTCGGCCTGTTGACCATAGACACCTTCAGAATCGGGGCAGTCGAGCAGCTGAGGACCTATGCGAACATCCTCGAGCTGCCGCTCAAAGTTGCCAACACGCCGGAGCAGATGCAGAAGTTCATAGGGGAATACAGGGACATGGACCTCGTGCTCGTTGACACTGGCGGCAGGAGCCAGAAGGACAGGGTCAAGATGGCAGAGCTGGTAAACTTCGTCGGCGGCCGAGACGATATATATTGTGAGTTGCATCTTCTTTTGAGCTGCGCCACGAAGAATCGTGATTTGGTAGAGATAACCCGAGAGTTTGGGAAGCTTGCGATCGATTACGTGCTGTTTACCAAGCTCGATGAGTGCAACACCTTCGGTGGGATATTCAACGAGGTCTTGTGGACGCACAAGCCCGTGAGCTACCTCACGACGGGGCAGAATGTCCCTGACGATATTGAGGTGGCCGATGCGGGTCGAACAGTGGAGTTGGTCTTGATGAACAGCCTCACCAAGAGGCAGACCCGCTCCGTACGCAAGGGCAACGGATGA
- a CDS encoding MinD/ParA family protein: protein MMSDQALRLRQMVAHERRKSALDSGSELGPLAKLALQESSRRARARVVAITSGKGGVGKTVITANLALSFAMDGKRVMLLDADFGLANLDVVLGVRAEQDIRDVVSGKSSIADVIVEGPEGLRLIPAGSGIRSLANLTQSQVTSLLDEVLGYDEHADMFFIDTAAGIAAGVAGILLSADEIIIVAQPEPTAVLDAYAVIKTLVADRPDADIYIVANCVASDQQGLTVFNNLQNVSERFLSKNLIYAGSIPLDARLKDAVKMRRPSLTEFPNSPFSIAIRKLARTLDRVDNGDNRLSGGISGFFSRMIGTGAS from the coding sequence ATGATGAGCGATCAGGCCTTGAGATTGCGGCAGATGGTGGCCCACGAACGCCGCAAGTCTGCGCTTGACAGTGGCTCCGAACTTGGGCCCCTTGCCAAGCTGGCTCTGCAAGAGAGCTCGCGTCGTGCCAGAGCAAGAGTGGTGGCAATAACGAGCGGAAAGGGCGGGGTTGGCAAGACTGTCATTACAGCGAATCTTGCCCTGTCATTCGCTATGGATGGCAAGCGAGTGATGCTGCTCGACGCGGACTTTGGGTTGGCGAACCTCGACGTTGTTCTGGGGGTTCGCGCCGAGCAAGACATTCGGGACGTGGTTTCGGGCAAGTCGAGCATTGCAGATGTGATTGTTGAGGGCCCGGAGGGGCTGAGGCTGATCCCGGCCGGCTCTGGAATACGCTCCCTGGCGAACCTCACTCAGTCTCAAGTAACAAGCCTTCTAGACGAGGTTTTAGGCTATGACGAGCACGCTGATATGTTCTTCATCGACACGGCGGCCGGCATTGCAGCCGGGGTCGCCGGCATCCTCCTGTCGGCGGACGAGATTATCATTGTGGCCCAGCCCGAACCGACCGCGGTCCTTGACGCATACGCAGTCATAAAGACGCTCGTCGCCGACCGACCTGATGCGGATATATATATTGTAGCCAACTGTGTCGCCTCTGACCAGCAAGGCTTGACGGTTTTCAACAACCTTCAGAACGTTTCGGAGAGATTCTTGAGCAAGAATCTGATTTACGCCGGCTCGATTCCGCTCGATGCGCGACTCAAGGACGCTGTCAAGATGCGCAGGCCCAGTCTGACTGAGTTTCCCAACTCTCCTTTCAGCATCGCGATACGAAAGTTGGCCAGGACACTCGATCGAGTGGATAATGGAGACAATCGGCTCAGTGGCGGTATCTCGGGCTTCTTCAGCCGCATGATCGGCACAGGCGCATCGTGA
- the fliM gene encoding flagellar motor switch protein FliM: MPRLLSQEEIDALLTQMPEESERAPGGPKGAAMMLGKKAQLYDFKRPDRLSKDNIRSLHLIHDRFARSCSASFSAYLRTMSDVNLLSVDQFTYFEFLMSLPDPTCLNILSMRPLEGNAALEINPSVVFPVIDKLLGGPGQPLAEVREITDIEFGIIEGMIKQSLKDLQDAWSQAMNIEIAIVERETTPQLMQIAAPNEPVVLVTFEIKIAELSGMMNLCIPSRMLEPVMNRFTQDWYSVSVSSRPEKVGLWINELLNEVPLPVSVFLGESRLAVQDIVDLEKGDVVVLEGRTSTPLTVRVGGVPKFRASIGEHDRRAAIKVLSRIERPISPLGQSVEAKQPDGAAGQQPESEK, from the coding sequence ATGCCTCGGTTACTGTCGCAAGAAGAGATAGACGCGCTGCTAACGCAGATGCCGGAAGAGTCTGAAAGGGCACCCGGCGGCCCGAAGGGCGCAGCGATGATGCTGGGCAAGAAGGCCCAGCTTTACGATTTCAAACGCCCTGACCGCCTGTCTAAGGACAACATCCGCTCCCTGCACCTCATACACGACAGGTTTGCAAGGAGCTGTTCGGCATCATTCTCTGCGTATCTCAGGACGATGTCAGACGTCAATCTGCTCTCCGTTGACCAGTTCACTTATTTCGAGTTCTTAATGTCCCTGCCCGACCCAACTTGCCTCAATATACTGAGCATGCGGCCTCTTGAGGGCAATGCGGCGCTGGAGATCAACCCCTCGGTCGTATTCCCCGTTATTGACAAGCTTTTAGGTGGGCCAGGGCAGCCGCTGGCCGAGGTCCGTGAGATCACGGACATCGAGTTCGGTATAATAGAGGGAATGATTAAGCAGTCACTCAAAGACCTCCAGGACGCCTGGTCGCAGGCCATGAACATTGAGATAGCAATTGTCGAGAGAGAGACGACTCCGCAGTTGATGCAGATAGCGGCTCCGAACGAACCAGTTGTGCTTGTAACATTCGAGATCAAAATAGCCGAACTTTCGGGAATGATGAACCTGTGCATACCGTCGAGAATGCTCGAACCTGTCATGAATCGATTCACTCAGGATTGGTATTCTGTCTCCGTTTCAAGCCGGCCGGAGAAGGTTGGCCTCTGGATCAACGAGTTGCTGAACGAGGTCCCGCTGCCGGTCTCCGTGTTCTTGGGCGAGAGCAGGCTCGCGGTTCAAGACATAGTCGATCTTGAGAAGGGCGATGTTGTGGTCCTTGAGGGCCGCACAAGCACCCCATTAACTGTTCGTGTTGGCGGCGTGCCGAAGTTCCGCGCCTCGATAGGGGAACACGACCGTAGAGCAGCGATCAAGGTTCTCTCCAGGATTGAGAGGCCAATCTCGCCGCTCGGTCAATCTGTAGAAGCGAAGCAACCAGACGGCGCAGCAGGCCAGCAGCCTGAGTCGGAGAAGTAA
- a CDS encoding FliM/FliN family flagellar motor switch protein: MTGTEPETAQDTPFVTVPLTPAGELGAEFSIVAGIFKKLPDLLKETIGQILDAETDVSEPRMGSFSRDDLVAAIDPTQVCIVHATFTKGIGGASFFVAKSDTARAFIELIPSTPVEGEKEEPSAESLDAFLELANQIYGKVNLILSEVAGGTVSTGALGLFDKESQDLAELVPQGESFCAELNVSAPDKLDGAVLFIYSADSVEQLAAAAESPPEPFSDEITAEAQASEAESAPEAPAPPEAELETDERLKVIMSMEIPIHVRFGETQMYIRDILQLGTGSIIELNKAVDTPVDLVVNEDLVIARGEVVVVESNFAVRITEVKSKTYRIKGLG; the protein is encoded by the coding sequence ATGACTGGGACAGAACCTGAGACAGCACAAGACACTCCTTTCGTAACGGTCCCGCTGACCCCGGCAGGCGAGCTTGGCGCTGAGTTCAGCATTGTGGCCGGTATTTTCAAGAAGCTGCCCGATTTGCTCAAGGAGACGATCGGCCAGATTCTCGACGCAGAGACCGATGTCTCGGAGCCGAGGATGGGCTCCTTCTCTAGGGACGACCTTGTCGCGGCGATCGACCCGACGCAGGTCTGCATCGTGCATGCAACGTTTACGAAAGGGATAGGCGGCGCATCCTTCTTTGTTGCCAAGAGCGACACTGCTAGGGCTTTCATTGAGCTTATCCCGAGCACGCCAGTGGAGGGCGAGAAAGAGGAACCTTCTGCCGAATCACTGGACGCGTTCCTTGAGCTCGCCAACCAGATATACGGTAAGGTGAACCTAATCTTATCTGAGGTTGCAGGTGGCACGGTCAGCACCGGCGCCTTGGGACTGTTTGACAAGGAATCCCAAGACCTTGCGGAGCTCGTTCCCCAGGGCGAGTCATTCTGCGCAGAGCTGAATGTCTCGGCGCCTGACAAGCTGGATGGCGCCGTTCTCTTCATTTATTCCGCGGACTCTGTTGAACAGCTGGCGGCAGCAGCGGAGTCGCCCCCGGAGCCTTTCAGCGACGAAATAACTGCTGAAGCACAGGCGTCAGAGGCCGAATCAGCCCCCGAGGCGCCCGCTCCCCCTGAGGCCGAATTGGAGACGGACGAGCGGCTCAAGGTCATCATGAGCATGGAGATCCCCATCCATGTCAGGTTCGGCGAGACGCAGATGTATATAAGAGACATCCTTCAGCTGGGCACCGGCTCGATTATCGAGCTCAACAAGGCCGTCGATACTCCTGTGGACCTTGTTGTGAACGAGGACCTCGTCATCGCCAGAGGTGAGGTCGTTGTGGTCGAATCCAACTTCGCGGTTCGGATTACCGAGGTCAAGAGCAAGACCTACCGGATCAAGGGCCTCGGATAG
- a CDS encoding ATP-dependent DNA helicase yields MADVALIFGANGPLARTIANFEQRPDQAQMARLVWEAIQTKRHLIVEAGTGIGKSLAYLVPVIACGKKTIISTKTKTLQEQLLNHDLPLLRKASGTRFTAVCLKGRANYLCLKRLKDFSARPLFVFPHEIKYFRKIQNWASRTATGDRAELHQLPDRLALWHDICSQRDLCTGQKCEFSNECFVSKAREAADKAGIVVINHYLFFANLALQLSSDTSMLPERKLLVFDEAHDIEDVASQFLGASVGLGQVNDLVNRISRQIELEKIEIKGLASALIKVQKTSSEFFAHFAARRDGAFKLTMDMFDARVLDGRDELCRQLKRLSRLLSDAASDGLDVFGPISERCQEMANSVRDVSDLENQELVHWAEARDGHVQLKATPICLADTFAEHVFGKVPTVVLTSATLSSERSFKYIKSRLGTPEPLELMLKPCFDYKRQTLLFIPQHLPLPDDPRFVSMAAAEIVKILKRTKGKAFILCTSIANMNALHELVSGKIDQRCFLQGEMPNAALLKEFRRDVSSVLFATASFWQGVDVQGEALSCVIIDKLPFAVPSDPIIEARIERIRSENGNPFYELQVPQAIIALKQGFGRLIRTKTDRGVLSILDKRILLKSYGRKFLESLPPCPITHDIEALDRFFG; encoded by the coding sequence ATGGCTGATGTGGCCTTGATTTTTGGCGCTAACGGTCCCCTTGCCAGGACCATTGCTAACTTCGAGCAACGCCCTGACCAAGCGCAAATGGCTCGACTGGTGTGGGAAGCGATCCAAACCAAACGCCACCTAATCGTCGAGGCGGGCACCGGAATAGGTAAGAGCCTCGCCTACCTCGTCCCCGTAATCGCGTGCGGTAAGAAAACGATCATATCCACCAAGACCAAAACGCTTCAGGAACAGCTGCTCAACCACGACCTGCCGCTGCTCCGGAAGGCTTCGGGAACTCGTTTTACCGCAGTCTGCTTGAAGGGAAGAGCTAACTACCTCTGCCTCAAGAGGCTCAAGGACTTCAGCGCCCGGCCGTTGTTTGTATTTCCTCACGAGATCAAGTATTTCCGCAAGATACAAAACTGGGCGAGCCGCACCGCGACCGGCGACCGCGCGGAGCTGCACCAGCTGCCCGACAGGCTGGCCCTATGGCATGACATCTGCTCTCAGCGTGACCTCTGCACCGGCCAGAAGTGCGAGTTCTCCAACGAGTGCTTCGTTTCTAAAGCCCGCGAGGCCGCGGACAAGGCCGGCATAGTCGTCATCAATCACTACCTCTTCTTCGCCAATCTTGCACTTCAATTGAGCTCGGACACCTCGATGCTGCCCGAGCGCAAGCTCCTCGTTTTCGACGAGGCGCACGACATTGAAGATGTCGCCTCGCAGTTCTTGGGCGCCTCAGTTGGGCTTGGGCAGGTCAACGACCTCGTGAACCGAATCAGTCGGCAGATCGAACTCGAGAAAATTGAGATCAAGGGCCTCGCCTCTGCTCTTATTAAGGTTCAAAAAACTAGCAGCGAGTTCTTCGCGCATTTTGCCGCTCGGCGCGACGGCGCCTTCAAGCTGACCATGGATATGTTCGATGCGCGTGTTCTAGATGGTCGAGATGAGCTTTGCAGACAGCTAAAGAGGTTATCCAGACTCCTCTCCGATGCGGCCTCGGACGGGCTCGATGTCTTTGGTCCGATTTCGGAGCGATGCCAAGAGATGGCGAATTCTGTCCGCGACGTTTCCGACCTCGAGAACCAAGAGCTCGTCCACTGGGCAGAAGCAAGGGATGGACACGTCCAGCTCAAGGCGACACCGATCTGTCTGGCAGATACGTTTGCAGAACATGTATTCGGGAAGGTCCCGACAGTGGTGCTTACCTCTGCAACGCTCTCGTCGGAACGCTCCTTCAAATACATCAAGAGCCGCCTCGGCACGCCGGAGCCTCTGGAGCTGATGCTCAAGCCCTGCTTCGACTACAAGAGGCAGACGCTTCTGTTCATCCCTCAACACCTGCCGCTGCCCGACGACCCTCGATTCGTCAGCATGGCCGCAGCGGAGATTGTCAAGATACTCAAGAGGACCAAGGGAAAAGCTTTCATTCTGTGCACCAGTATTGCCAATATGAACGCGCTGCACGAGCTTGTCAGCGGCAAGATCGACCAGCGATGCTTCCTACAGGGCGAGATGCCGAACGCGGCGTTGCTCAAAGAGTTCCGCCGAGACGTCAGCTCTGTCCTCTTCGCAACCGCGAGCTTCTGGCAGGGCGTTGACGTGCAGGGAGAGGCGCTGAGCTGTGTCATAATCGACAAGCTTCCTTTTGCCGTTCCGAGCGACCCAATTATTGAGGCGCGCATCGAGCGGATACGGTCCGAAAATGGCAATCCGTTCTATGAGCTTCAGGTCCCGCAGGCGATAATCGCCCTCAAACAGGGCTTTGGCCGCCTGATAAGGACTAAGACCGACCGAGGTGTGCTCTCGATACTTGATAAGAGGATTCTGCTGAAATCCTACGGCCGCAAGTTCCTTGAGAGCTTGCCACCCTGCCCCATCACCCACGACATCGAGGCGCTCGACCGATTCTTCGGGTAG
- the tatA gene encoding twin-arginine translocase TatA/TatE family subunit, protein MWTPGPTELIVILVIVLIIFGVGKLPGIGKALGKGIKEFKDGSTGKGEKTEKQDDEKEPEKTE, encoded by the coding sequence ATGTGGACGCCGGGGCCGACTGAGCTGATCGTCATTCTCGTTATCGTGCTGATTATCTTCGGTGTGGGGAAGCTGCCAGGGATCGGAAAGGCGCTTGGCAAGGGGATCAAAGAGTTCAAAGACGGCTCGACCGGCAAGGGCGAGAAGACCGAGAAGCAGGACGACGAGAAAGAACCTGAGAAGACTGAGTAG
- a CDS encoding glycosyltransferase family 4 protein, which translates to MRTLSILQVNTAAGFGGGERVFADLCSALASRGHRVGAVVRKRGELAGVLNEAGVEIVMARKYCGPCLLSARRLGRTIGAGGWELINAHTPPDYMFAALVKRLSRSKPKLVFTRHILLPLGASPLHKWILGSADAIIAVSDAVKRVLLQHRFVDPGKVRAILNGIDADKFAPRGSRSLRSSLNVGKDERLVGILGEVSPHKGQELFVKAALLLLKQGYEATFVVAGPTKHKNVPYRGHLRSMVESSGYSGQISLVDRVLDMPDAMRSLDVMVLASEAEPFGLVTVEAMACGCAVVATGSGASCEIVTDGRDGLLVEPGSPEGIADAVRALLDDDEMRTRLARGARETAVNRFALHRSVDEVERLYLALCNRG; encoded by the coding sequence ATGAGAACGCTGTCGATTCTACAGGTGAACACGGCAGCAGGATTCGGAGGCGGCGAGCGTGTCTTCGCCGATCTCTGCTCTGCCCTCGCGTCTCGCGGGCACCGAGTGGGCGCAGTTGTGCGGAAAAGAGGGGAACTGGCGGGCGTGCTGAACGAGGCGGGCGTCGAGATTGTGATGGCCCGAAAGTACTGCGGCCCGTGCCTTCTTTCTGCAAGGCGGCTGGGGCGGACCATCGGTGCTGGCGGCTGGGAGCTGATCAACGCACACACGCCGCCGGACTACATGTTTGCTGCGCTAGTGAAGCGGCTGTCGCGGTCAAAGCCGAAGCTGGTGTTCACACGGCATATCCTGCTGCCTCTTGGCGCATCGCCGCTTCACAAGTGGATTCTAGGTTCTGCGGACGCAATCATCGCGGTCTCAGACGCGGTCAAGAGGGTGCTTTTGCAGCACCGTTTCGTTGATCCGGGCAAGGTGAGAGCGATCCTAAACGGTATCGACGCGGACAAGTTCGCCCCCCGAGGCTCAAGATCGCTCCGCAGTAGTCTTAACGTCGGCAAAGACGAGCGTCTAGTCGGCATTCTGGGGGAGGTCTCGCCCCACAAAGGACAGGAGCTCTTCGTCAAAGCTGCCCTCTTACTGCTCAAACAGGGCTACGAGGCGACGTTCGTCGTTGCGGGCCCCACCAAGCATAAGAACGTTCCGTATCGCGGGCATCTCCGCTCGATGGTTGAGAGCAGCGGCTATTCAGGCCAGATAAGCCTCGTTGACCGCGTCTTGGACATGCCGGACGCGATGCGTTCGCTTGATGTGATGGTTCTGGCGTCGGAGGCCGAGCCATTTGGCCTTGTTACGGTCGAGGCGATGGCTTGCGGCTGTGCCGTTGTGGCGACTGGGTCCGGCGCCTCGTGCGAGATCGTAACCGATGGTCGGGACGGTTTACTTGTGGAGCCAGGCTCTCCGGAAGGGATTGCGGACGCGGTCAGAGCCCTGCTTGACGACGATGAGATGCGAACACGGCTGGCCAGGGGTGCAAGGGAGACGGCCGTAAATAGATTCGCCTTACACAGGAGCGTTGACGAGGTCGAGCGGCTCTATCTTGCGCTCTGCAATCGGGGCTGA
- a CDS encoding glycosyltransferase family 2 protein — protein sequence MANARLTAIVPTFNEESNIKDCLERLMFADEILVVDGESSDRTLEIARGFNARIIQREYSCSAAQKNWAIPQAKYDWILLCDADERVTDELRREVEGVLAGQAECVGYSIPRENFFLGKRIRHCGWSPERDRNVRLFMRDRCKYEEKEVHADVICDGCIGRLNAPLLHNSYRTFEQYIAKMNRYTTWAAKDLVAAGRHVSVLELMFRPPMTFVKMFFFQAGFLDGLHGLILCLASSFYTFAKYLKAWLLLRRETDADVTTAV from the coding sequence ATGGCAAATGCAAGACTTACCGCAATAGTTCCGACTTTTAACGAGGAATCAAACATCAAGGACTGCCTTGAGCGCTTGATGTTTGCTGACGAGATACTTGTCGTGGACGGCGAAAGCAGCGACAGGACGCTCGAGATCGCCCGCGGCTTCAATGCAAGAATCATCCAGAGGGAATATAGCTGCTCGGCGGCGCAGAAGAACTGGGCGATCCCACAGGCCAAATATGACTGGATACTGCTTTGCGATGCGGACGAACGCGTGACGGACGAGCTGAGGCGCGAGGTGGAGGGTGTGCTTGCCGGGCAGGCCGAATGTGTTGGCTACTCTATCCCGCGGGAGAACTTTTTTCTTGGAAAGCGCATCCGGCACTGCGGCTGGTCGCCCGAGCGGGACAGGAACGTGCGGCTTTTCATGCGGGACAGATGTAAGTATGAGGAGAAGGAGGTTCACGCGGACGTTATCTGCGACGGTTGCATAGGCCGGCTCAACGCCCCGCTGTTGCACAACAGCTATAGGACTTTCGAGCAGTATATTGCGAAGATGAACCGCTATACGACTTGGGCCGCGAAAGACCTCGTGGCCGCCGGAAGGCACGTGAGCGTCCTTGAGTTGATGTTCAGGCCGCCGATGACTTTCGTGAAGATGTTCTTTTTTCAGGCTGGGTTTCTCGATGGTCTGCACGGGCTCATACTCTGTTTAGCGTCGTCTTTTTATACTTTTGCAAAATATCTGAAGGCTTGGCTCTTGCTCCGGAGAGAAACCGATGCCGATGTTACTACCGCGGTCTGA
- a CDS encoding RDD family protein, translating into MIYAGFWRRFVALIIDSFVLLIPMVIVMFALGIPACSTDFVASFSPDKIQSLDPKEIQEIIMQQVTAVMPSIILMDLLNLLVWWLYYAIMESSSLQATLGKLAVGSIVTDLDGDRISFLKATGRHFGKLISALILLLGYLMAGFTERKQALHDLMAGCLVIQKESNIKPLYDLPE; encoded by the coding sequence ATGATCTACGCAGGCTTCTGGCGCCGTTTCGTCGCGCTCATCATCGACTCGTTTGTGTTGCTTATCCCGATGGTTATCGTCATGTTTGCGCTCGGTATCCCTGCCTGTTCCACGGATTTTGTGGCCTCATTCTCTCCTGACAAGATACAGTCTCTCGACCCAAAAGAGATCCAAGAAATAATAATGCAGCAGGTAACTGCGGTCATGCCCTCCATCATTTTGATGGATTTGCTTAATCTTCTCGTGTGGTGGCTTTACTACGCGATAATGGAGAGCTCTTCATTGCAGGCGACGCTGGGCAAGCTCGCGGTGGGGAGCATCGTTACCGATCTAGATGGGGACAGAATCTCATTCCTCAAGGCCACCGGGAGGCACTTCGGAAAACTCATCTCCGCTCTTATCCTCTTGCTGGGCTACCTCATGGCTGGATTCACGGAGCGAAAGCAGGCGCTTCACGACTTGATGGCGGGCTGCCTCGTCATCCAAAAAGAGAGCAACATCAAGCCCCTTTACGACCTGCCAGAGTGA
- a CDS encoding glycosyltransferase family 2 protein — MSKKDAARCSIIITNYNGKHLLKECLPSVLAAVKRRGGLDEVILVDDRSTDGSSRFVAEHFPSVRIQANLANVGFQRASNIGAMIAHFPIIVLLNNDVAVEPDSITRLCHCFERYDNLFAASAKLFGWDRRSFLAGRRVAKFEQGHFRIQDVNGDESRQRLTLFATGGAAAFDREKFLELGGFDPIYYPLYWEDIDICYRAHKRGWPVVYAPDAVMYHKHRATITKTTDRKRIRLITARNSYIFFYKNILDKRMLRQHFLWTLWFFVRDTLNGKFRFQRAFLMMIPKLLKTLKRRRADRLAQLLADRLVIERVLD, encoded by the coding sequence ATGAGCAAGAAGGACGCCGCTCGTTGTTCGATCATCATCACTAACTACAACGGCAAGCATCTCCTAAAGGAATGCCTTCCGTCTGTGCTAGCGGCCGTAAAGCGCCGCGGCGGACTGGACGAGGTGATCCTGGTCGATGATCGCTCAACCGACGGCAGCTCGCGATTCGTGGCAGAGCACTTCCCCTCAGTGAGAATACAGGCCAATCTGGCCAACGTAGGGTTTCAGAGAGCCTCGAACATCGGTGCGATGATAGCTCACTTCCCAATCATCGTCCTTCTGAACAACGACGTCGCGGTCGAGCCAGACTCGATCACGAGGCTCTGCCACTGCTTCGAGCGTTACGACAATCTTTTCGCAGCGTCGGCGAAGCTCTTTGGCTGGGACAGGCGTTCATTCCTTGCGGGCCGGCGTGTGGCGAAGTTTGAACAGGGGCATTTCCGCATCCAGGACGTCAACGGGGACGAGAGCCGCCAGAGGTTGACACTGTTTGCGACTGGAGGCGCGGCGGCGTTCGACAGGGAGAAGTTTCTCGAGCTTGGGGGCTTCGACCCGATATATTACCCGCTCTACTGGGAGGACATTGACATCTGTTACAGGGCGCACAAGAGAGGATGGCCCGTGGTCTATGCGCCCGATGCGGTCATGTATCACAAGCACCGGGCCACTATTACCAAGACGACTGACCGCAAGAGGATACGACTCATCACGGCGCGTAACAGCTACATCTTCTTCTACAAGAACATTCTCGACAAAAGGATGCTAAGGCAGCACTTTCTGTGGACTCTCTGGTTCTTTGTGAGGGACACGCTTAACGGGAAGTTCAGGTTCCAAAGGGCTTTTTTGATGATGATTCCAAAGCTCCTCAAGACCCTCAAGAGAAGAAGAGCAGACAGGCTCGCACAACTGCTTGCCGACAGGCTCGTCATCGAAAGGGTCCTCGACTAG
- a CDS encoding biopolymer transporter ExbD: protein MDFGAKGPSSPEINLTQLIDVVLLLLIFFMISTSFVSQPGINIKLPQSRTSETTPGNMTRVTLTATGLIFVGDRKLNWEGLAPALTAERKRNEHNLLVIKADQSVKHGAVVRVMDVAKEVGFDRIAIATRPYSSQPK from the coding sequence TTGGACTTTGGCGCGAAGGGGCCGTCGAGCCCTGAGATCAACCTGACGCAGCTCATCGACGTTGTCCTGCTGCTGCTGATTTTTTTCATGATCTCCACCAGCTTCGTCTCACAGCCCGGCATCAACATAAAGCTGCCTCAGTCGAGGACCTCAGAGACCACCCCGGGCAACATGACGCGGGTGACGCTCACGGCGACCGGACTGATTTTCGTTGGCGACCGGAAGCTCAACTGGGAGGGTCTGGCGCCGGCGCTGACCGCGGAGCGGAAGCGCAATGAACATAATCTTCTTGTCATAAAGGCGGACCAAAGCGTAAAGCACGGGGCAGTAGTTCGGGTGATGGATGTGGCCAAAGAGGTTGGATTCGACCGTATAGCCATCGCCACAAGGCCCTACTCTTCCCAGCCCAAGTGA